Proteins co-encoded in one Medicago truncatula cultivar Jemalong A17 chromosome 8, MtrunA17r5.0-ANR, whole genome shotgun sequence genomic window:
- the LOC11421214 gene encoding 1-aminocyclopropane-1-carboxylate oxidase homolog 1, whose translation MVSLKRFELDKLIRKMEIIKKNEISMTTKHDYDRASELKAFDETKDGVKGLVDASVTSIPRMFHHEFDKDSTSSSSNSHKLVIPSIDLVDIHQDPTRRKIVVEKIREASETWGFFQIVNHGIEVSVLDEMKNGVVRFFEQDSEVKRELYTRDPVKPLVYNSNFDLYSSPAATWRDTFYCFMAPNSPNPEDLPSVCRDIMLEYTKQVMKLGNLLFELLSEALGLDPNYLNEMRCNEGLALVCHYYPSCPEPELTLGITKHTDNDFITVLLQDHIGGLQVLRENSWVDVSPVPGALVINIGDLLQLITNDKFKSVEHRVVANHVGPRVSVASFYSTSFQPSTKLYGPIKELVSEDNPPKYRETTVHDYVSFSMARGLDGTSPLPYFKIGNF comes from the exons ATGGTTTCCTTAAAGAGATTTGAACTTGATAAACTGATAAGAAAAATggaaatcattaaaaaaaatgaaatttcaatGACAACAAAACATGACTATGATAGAGCAAGTGAGCTCAAAGCATTTGATGAAACAAAAGATGGTGTCAAAGGACTTGTTGATGCTTCTGTCACAAGCATCCCTCGCATGTTCCATCACGAATTCGACAAGGACTCAACTTCAAGTTCAAGCAACAGCCACAAACTTGTTATTccttctattgatcttgttgaTATTCATCAAGATCCAACAAGAAGGAAAATAGTTGTTGAGAAAATTAGAGAAGCATCTGAGACATGGGGTTTCTTTCAAATTGTTAATCATGGTATAGAAGTGAGTGTTTTAGATGAGATGAAGAATGGAGTGGTTAGATTCTTTGAGCAAGATTCTGAGGTGAAAAGAGAATTATACACACGTGATCCAGTGAAGCCTTTGgtttataatagtaattttgATCTTTATAGTTCACCAGCTGCTACTTGGAGGGATACCTTTTACTGTTTTATGGCTCCGAATTCTCCTAATCCAGAAGATTTACCATCAGTATGCAG AGATATAATGTTGGAATACACAAAACAAGTTATGAAACTGGGAAATCTATTGTTTGAGTTATTATCAGAAGCACTTGGACTTGATCCAAACTATTTGAATGAAATGAGATGCAATGAAGGACTTGCACTTGTTTGCCATTACTATCCTTCCTGTCCAGAACCAGAATTGACTTTGGGAATAACCAAGCATACGGATAACGACTTTATCACCGTGCTTCTACAAGATCATATTGGCGGCCTCCAAGTTCTTCGTGAAAATAGTTGGGTTGATGTATCACCTGTTCCTGGTGCTCTAGTCATCAACATTGGTGATCTTCTACAG CTTATTACAAATGACAAATTCAAGAGTGTTGAGCACAGAGTGGTAGCAAATCATGTCGGTCCAAGAGTATCAGTTGCAAGCTTTTATAGCACAAGTTTTCAGCCATCAACAAAACTTTATGGTCCTATAAAGGAATTAGTATCAGAAGATAATCCTCCAAAGTATAGGGAAACAACAGTGCATGATTATGTTTCTTTCTCCATGGCAAGAGGCCTTGATGGAACTTCTCCTTTGCCATATTTCAAGATTGGAAATTTCTGA